The genomic region TGTCTATCTCACTGTAGAGGATGAAGATCGATATATAACAACATGGTGCTTACCAAAAATACACATCTTCCTCCCAGTTCCTCCATCCACCCCCGTCTTAGTCGACCACATACAGCAGACTCATCATGGCCGGCGAACTTGTCCTGATCACTGGCGTCACAGGCCATCTTGGCTTCCGTGCGCTTCGCTATGCGCTCGAGCATGGCTATCGTGTTCGTGCTGCTGTCAGGAGCGAGACGAAGGTAAGAAGATTGATTGAGCGACCATCAAACAAAATTGACAGATGACAGGCCAAATCCGTGCTCTCGAATTCAGCCCTGGTCGAGCTGAAAGCCAACCCTGAACTGTCGTTCGCCGTGGTGCCAGACATCACAGCTCCAGATGCATACTGCGAAGCCATCAAAGACGTCAGCTATGTCATCCACATCGCATCACCATTAGCAATGTCCATCGAAGGCGACGACTACGAAGCTGGATTCATCCAGCCGGCCGTTCAAGGCACTCTCAGAATCCTCGAAGCAGCCAAGAAGAGCGGCACCGTCAAGCGTGTCGTGATCACCTCCTCCTCCATATCCATCACACCCTGGGACGTACTCCTCGCAGGCCACTACGACGGCGTCATCATAGCCGAAGATCGTGTCCCTACGCCAAGCGGCCCCTACTCCATGGGTCTGCACGCCTACTGGGCATCTAAAGTCACAGCCCTGAACCGTGCCGAAGCCTGGATGAAAGAGCACTCCCCAAGCTTCGACCTGATCCACATCCACCCGTCCTATATCGAAGGCCGCAAAGATGCCGCCACGACCGTCGAAGACCTCAGGTAAGGGACAAATTGGCTCATCCTAGGCCCCGCTTTGGGCGAAAAAGCACGGCCAAACTGCTGCACCACGGCCTCAGTCCACGACGCCGCTTGGGTGCACGTTCGAGCTCTAGACCCGAAAATCACTGGAAATCAGAGCTTCATCATATCCAGCTCTGGACACGATGGGACGAAGTGGAATGATGTCAAGGATATTGTGGCGAAGCACTTTCCAATCGCAGTGCAGGGGGAAGCGTTGCCGAGTGATGGGGATGCGCCGACTTTTGAGTTGAGGTGTGATAGCGAGAAGGTGCAGAAGGCTTTTGGGTTTAGACTGCAGAGTTTTGAGGAGCAGGTTGTGGATGTGGTGCAGCAGTATTTGGAGGTTATCGGAAAGACTGCCGTGAAGGGGTGAGTGGCAGAAGGGTATGGCAGAGGGAGCTCCGTGGTGGTTGCAGATAGATGGTGTCTTGCATATGCAGGTGTTGGGATAGGAACGGAGATGACATGGGGTAAGCTCCCGTTGTGCCCTCAGTTTGTGTAACGATGAACAATGATCAGTTGCAGGGACTCTCAGCTATCACGAGAGAGCCCTTTCAACACACTCACCTCGCCACCCCCATCATCTGGAGTACAACATACACCAGAAGTTCAGCCGTCCCTCGAACTCACTACGACATGTCCACTCCATCTCCCCAACCCTGTCCCCTCCTCGACAAACTCCCACCCGAACTCCGCAACAACATCTACACCCACCTCTTCGCCTTCGACCAAACCCAGACCTACCACCTCGCCAAATGCTCCCCAACTCCCAAAGCAATCACTCAAACATGCCACCAACTCCACTGCGAAGCATCCTTCCTTTACAGAACCTCATTCCGCCACTTCTGGTCCTCAGCCCGCTTCGAGCTGAACCGTCCCGACGAGCTGCAGAAAGAAGACTGGTCCATCACCCATCTCCGCGATGAGGACTTGGCTCATATCACGAATCTCACCCTCGAGCGTGGTCAGGGACCTACCAATCCAGACCGTCTTACCTACAAATTGATCGATGCCCGAGGGGGTTGGAGCAAGAGGCACTCAGCTCACAACCGAGAGGACTCGTTCGGAATCTTAGCTGGGAGTTTCCTGGGACAGATCAAGCTTGAATGCACAACTTGGTACACGAGGAAAATGTAAGATAAATTGCGAGGCATCCGCCGCCACCGTACCGTGCATATTGTTCTCGGCACTAACTCATGCCCCGTGAAATCCAGGGTGCTGGAGCGTCTTGACGACGCAGCCCGCCACGCGACCGTGAAGGAGCAGCTTACGGTGCTTCTTAACCTAGACGATTGCGATGTAAGCGAGCTGGTGCATCAGCACAGGATGTTGCTCCCTGGTTGTGGTCGGCGTGAGGGAGGGACCGAGATAGACGTGAGTGTGGCGAAGTGGGACGGATGGATGGCAATGCGGCTTGCGATGGCTGGACCTAGCGTGAATGGCTTTCGTTCACGAGACCTTGACCGACTGTACACCCACCTGTCCCCGGCAGAAATCGATGCGGGCCATAGAGATTCAGTAGCCGGGGGTTGATCCTCCTTGCAGGTCTCATTTTGACCGAGCTGATCGAAATACCTGCGGTCAGGGTTTTTGGGGTTTGATAATGCTGTTGCTCCCTTCGACTCTCATCAACAACCATATCCCGTGGTCGTACTATTGCTCGGCCCTGCCAGCTCACGGTTCAGCGAGAACTCGTACGTCGCTTGAAGGACATACGGATCATCAGCAGGTCCGAAAATCTGTCTCTTCTCCCTGCCCCATTCGGGATGATTCATGCCATCGATCCAGTCTTGCACTTCCAAGACAACGCAGCCGTACTTGTTTGACACTCGTGGGCGAGATGGGTCATCGTACAGACCCTGAGTCTCTTTGAGGGCGAAGGTGCCTAGAAGGTGTTAGCGAAGCACAGATAGATTGGTCGAAGACGTACCATTCATGTTGTTGCAAGTATAGACCTGCAGAGCTTGCTGGTCTGTGTATACATCTACTTGAATTCCGGAGAATGGGCTGGCGAGTGTGGCGACAGGCTTCTCGCGCCAGTCGTATGGTCCAAGTTGATCACGGTTTGTTAAGTAGCAGTTGTCGTACCCGGTGCAGTTCGTGCCACAATTGCCAAGCAGTTCAGGATTTGTCAGGTTGGCTCCCAGCTGCTTGGGCGTTGACCAGAAGTCGTTGAGACCATACTTTGCGTTGGCTAAGATGTCACCAGTAGGGATCGAGATGCCATCGATTGCAATACGCTGACCGCCATACGGCATGTGTAGAGTGTGATTCAATACGAGATCTGTCTCAGGATTCTGGTAGCCGTCCAGGTTCCAGTAGTCGTGGCTACTCAGCATAATCGGAGTTTTCTTGGTGGTAGACAGCGCCGTCATCCTCAGATGCCATTGATGAGGCGTGACAGTATAGGTGACATGTGCAACGACCTCACCAGGGAAGCCCATTTCGCCATCTCCATCAGCAAGGGAAAAAGTGACCGAGTCCGAGGTGTGAGTAACAAGCGTCCAGTTCCGGTAGTCCCAGCCA from Fulvia fulva chromosome 10, complete sequence harbors:
- a CDS encoding Ketoreductase CTB6 translates to MAGELVLITGVTGHLGFRALRYALEHGYRVRAAVRSETKAKSVLSNSALVELKANPELSFAVVPDITAPDAYCEAIKDVSYVIHIASPLAMSIEGDDYEAGFIQPAVQGTLRILEAAKKSGTVKRVVITSSSISITPWDVLLAGHYDGVIIAEDRVPTPSGPYSMGLHAYWASKVTALNRAEAWMKEHSPSFDLIHIHPSYIEGRKDAATTVEDLR
- a CDS encoding putative aldose 1-epimerase gives rise to the protein MMFPRGLWTVVAALTALTAAQGATDSPSVLPNGKYEISSEGIRAQFIPYAASITNLFIEDVHGVERDIVLGFDNATYYSISKLHPHLNGVPGRYANRIKNSTFTIDGITHHTDPNDNKGLDTLHGGSNGWDYRNWTLVTHTSDSVTFSLADGDGEMGFPGEVVAHVTYTVTPHQWHLRMTALSTTKKTPIMLSSHDYWNLDGYQNPETDLVLNHTLHMPYGGQRIAIDGISIPTGDILANAKYGLNDFWSTPKQLGANLTNPELLGNCGTNCTGYDNCYLTNRDQLGPYDWREKPVATLASPFSGIQVDVYTDQQALQVYTCNNMNGTFALKETQGLYDDPSRPRVSNKYGCVVLEVQDWIDGMNHPEWGREKRQIFGPADDPYVLQATYEFSLNRELAGPSNSTTTGYGC